A stretch of Triticum aestivum cultivar Chinese Spring chromosome 1D, IWGSC CS RefSeq v2.1, whole genome shotgun sequence DNA encodes these proteins:
- the LOC123181461 gene encoding ATP synthase subunit 9, mitochondrial-like has product MEVQAQVLRIINKKSKKEQRRKNVTRKVFSRLEMLEGAKSIGAGAATIALAGAVVGIGNVLSSLIHSVARNPSLAKQSFGYAILGFALIEAIALFAPMMAFLISFVFRSHKKS; this is encoded by the coding sequence ATGGAGGTGCAGGCCCAAGTACTTCGAATCATCAACAAGAAATCCAAGAAAGAACAGCGAAGGAAAAACGTGACAAGAAAAGTGTTTTCTCGACTCGAGATGTTAGAAGGTGCTAAATCAATAGGTGCCGGAGCTGCTACAATTGCTTTAGCCGGAGCTGTTGTCGGTATTGGAAACGTCCTCAGTTCTTTGATTCATTCCGTGGCGCGAAATCCATCATTGGCTAAACAATCATTTGGTTATGCCATTTTGGGCTTTGCTCTCATCGAAGCTATTGCATTGTTTGCCCCAATGATGGCCTTTCTGATCTCATTCGTTTTCCGATCACATAAAAAGtcatga
- the LOC123158911 gene encoding NADH-ubiquinone oxidoreductase chain 6-like, with product MRLLAPAFKFHFKGGRRTMILSVLSSPALASGLMVVRAKNPVHSVLFPILVFCDTSGLLILLGLDFSAMISPVVHIGAIAISFLFVVMMFNIQIAEILEEVLRYLPVSGIIGLIFLWEMFFILDNETIPLLPTHRNTTSLRYTVYAGKVRSWTNLETLGNLLYTYYSVWFLVSSLSLLVAMIGAIVLTMHRTTKVKRQDVFRRNALDSRRNIMNRTISPFGHSHRRSFSSKAEGGESQDSYDPAYIDFIRARLGFFPGLVPNLDKLLSVLKPEEILFLAFRFPRDANMFKLPLKNIQNMIKEAMEEENRYKPPVEGCEDRRMTPEERKKLLEAFSFLWDKKQ from the coding sequence AtgcgtcttcttgctccagcattCAAGTTCCATTTCAAGGGAGGACGACGTACCATGATACTTTCTGTTTTGTCGAGCCCTGCTTTGGCCTCTGGTTTGATGGTTGTACGTGCTAAAAATCCGGTACATTCCGTTTTGTTTCCCATCCTAGTCTTTTGCGACACTTCTGGTTTACTTATTTTGTTAGGTCTCGACTTCTCCGCTATGATCTCCCCAGTAGTTCATATAGGAGCTATTGCCATTTCATTCCTATTCGTGGTTATGATGTTCAATATTCAAATAGCGGAGATTCTTGAAGAAGTATTGCGCTATTTACCAGTGAGTGGTATTATTGGACTGATCTTTTTGTGGGAAATGTTCTTCATTTTAGATAATGAAACCATTCCATTACTACCAACCCACAGAAATACGACCTCTCTGAGATATACGGTTTATGCCGGAAAGGTACGAAGTTGGACTAATTTGGAAACATTGGGCAATTTGCTTTATACCTACTATTCCGTCTGGTTTTTGGTTTCTAGTCTGAGTTTATTAGTAGCTATGATTGGGGCTATAGTACTTACTATGCATAGGACTACAAAGGTGAAAAGACAGGATGTATTCCGACGAAATGCCTTGGATTCTAGGAGGAATATAATGAACAGGACTATTTCTCCTTTTGGCCATAGCCATAGAAGAAGCTTCTCCTCCAAAGCGGAGGGAGGGGAATCTCAGGATTCCTATGACCCTGCTTATATCGATTTTATAAGAGCTCGTTTAGGGTTTTTCCCGGGTTTGGTACCAAATCTGGATAAACTCCTTTCGGTTCTTAAACCTGAGGAAATTCTATTTCTGGCTTTTCGCTTCCCGCGGGATGCAAACATGTTTAAATTGCCCCTAAAGAATATCCAAAATATGATTAAAGAAGCGATGGAGGAGGAAAACAGATACAAGCCTCCGGTGGAAGGTTGTGAAGACCGTCGTATGACTCCGGAGGAAAGGAAAAAATTGCTTGAAGCATTTTCTTTCCTATGGGATAAAAAACAATGA